From Apium graveolens cultivar Ventura chromosome 9, ASM990537v1, whole genome shotgun sequence, the proteins below share one genomic window:
- the LOC141683334 gene encoding dolichyl-diphosphooligosaccharide--protein glycosyltransferase subunit 2, with the protein MARYLGFLILILSISSICVSASLFYPISDAHRSAASEIFTFSDTSLEATYEALATFEVLGIGAESDVKTSTCKSVVDTLSLPTSTMKDLFFGLRVNKLLKCELTDGHLMAITLRIKDSVKDANSLLDFYYSIGSLIDIKGQTSEVDVTLENADGIFRSIKALSQSDGKWRYSSNNPESSSYAAGLALETLGGVVSLASSEIDEYLITTVKNDIMKLFDSIEKYDDGAYYFDEKLLDASGHHGPLSASSSVVRGLTAFAHATSTSLNLPGDKISGLAKFFLGIGVPGNAKDLYYQIDGLACLESNRVLIPLIQSIQSTVISYTRNDKLKVRVTTVLGYAAPPLSVKLMQVFSSGSKDASIIDQELTFDSESGIHILEALPESVDVGKYTFVFEIVLHDAELKKIYATGGRTKVPIFVTGVMQVDNAKIAVLDSDLGSVETQKKLSFEEENSVSLSANHLQKLRVSFQLSTPLGNAFNPHQAFLKLTHETKVEHIFMVGSSGKQFSVVLDFLGLVDKFFYLSGRYDIQLTVGDAVMENSFMQALGHVELDLPEPPEKATRPPPQSVDPYLRYGPKDEISHIFRTPEKLPRQELSLAFSSLILLPFIGFLVGLLWLGVNLKSFPTSTVPATFAILFHVGIGAVLCLYALFWIKLDLFTTLKALGFLGIFLMFVGHRTLSHIASTSAKLKSA; encoded by the exons ATGGCTAGATACCTAGGGTTTCTAATCCTCATACTCTCTATTTCATCGATCTGCGTATCAGCATCTTTATTCTATCCGATCTCCGATGCTCACCGATCTGCTGCTTCCGAGATCTTCACGTTCTCCGATACGAG TCTGGAAGCAACATATGAGGCTTTAGCAACATTTGAAGTTCTTGGGATTGGAGCAGAGTCAGATGTAAAGACTTCCACATGTAAATCTGTGGTTGATACTTTGTCCTTGCCTACTTCAACTATGAAGGATTTGTTCTTTGGGCTGCGAGTTAATAAACTGTTAAAATGCGAGCTTACTGATGGACATTTAATG GCTATCACTTTAAGAATTAAAGATTCAGTCAAGGATGCAAACTCTCTGCTTGACTTTTATTACTCGATTGGAAGTCTGATAGATATTAAG GGTCAGACATCTGAGGTTGATGTAACTCTTGAAAATGCTGATGGAATTTTTAGATCTATAAAG GCGCTTAGCCAAAGTGATGGAAAGTGGCGCTATAGTTCTAACAATCCTGAATCTAGTTCCTATGCTGCAG GATTAGCACTTGAGACCCTTGGTGGAgttgtttctttagcttcctcTGAAATTGATGAGTATTTG ATTACTACAGTAAAAAATGATATCATGAAGCTCTTCGACAGTATTGAGAAGTATG ATGATGGGGCCTACTACTTTGATGAAAAGCTTCTTGATGCTAGTGGTCACCACGGCCCTCTTTCTGCATCCTCGTCAGTCGTCCGAGGGCTTACAGCTTTTGCACACGCGACATCTACAAGTTTAAAT CTTCCAGGGGACAAAATATCTGGACTGGCCAAGTTTTTCCTTGGTATTGGAGTTCCTGGAAATGCAAAAGACTTGTATTATCAAATTGATGGACTGGCTTGCTTAGAGAGTAACAG GGTTCTTATCCCTCTCATCCAATCAATTCAGTCAACCGTAATTTCATATACAAGGAATGACAAGCTTAAG GTGAGGGTGACTACAGTGCTGGGATATGCTGCACCACCTCTATCAGTAAAACTCATGCAAGTGTTTAGTTCTGGTTCAAAGGACGCATCCATCATTGACCAG GAACTCACTTTCGACTCTGAAAGTGGCATCCATATCTTGGAAGCTTTGCCAGAAAGTGTCGATGTTGGAAAGTACACCTTTGTTTTCGAA ATTGTGCTTCATGATGCCGAACTTAAGAAAATCTATGCTACTGGAGGTCGGACAAAAGTACCAATATTTGTGACAGGGGTTATGCAAGTTGACAATGCAAAAATTGCAGTGCTCGACAGCGACCTTGGAAGTGTGGAAACTCAGAAAAA GTTGAGCTTTGAGGAAGAGAACTCTGTCTCCTTGTCAGCAAACCACCTTCAAAAGCTTCGTGTATCCTTTCAGCTATCGACCCCTCTTGGAAATGCTTTTAATCCTCATCAG GCCTTCCTCAAGTTGACACACGAGACAAAAGTTGAGCACATATTTATGGTTGGAAGCTCGGGGAAGCAGTTTTCGGTAGTACTG GACTTTCTTGGTCTCGTGGACAAATTCTTTTATCTCTCTGGTAGATATGACATTCAACTAACAGTGGGAGATGCTGTCATG GAGAACTCTTTTATGCAAGCTCTTGGCCATGTAGAACTTGATTTGCCAGAACCACCTGAGAAGGCAACCCGCCCTCCTCCACAATCCGTGGATCCTTATCTCAGATATGGGCCCAAAGATGAGATTTCTCACATTTTCAGAACCCCAGAGAAGCTTCCACGACAGGAGCTCTCACTTGCTTTCTCAAGCCTTATTTTATTGCCCTTCATTGGCTTCTTAGTTGGG TTATTATGGCTTGGTGTGAACCTGAAGAGTTTTCCTACATCAACTGTTCCTGCCACTTTTGCCATCCTCTTCCACGTGGGTATTGGAGCTGTTCTCTGTCTATACGCCCTCTTCTGGATAAAG CTGGATCTTTTTACAACATTGAAAGCACTTGGATTCTTGGGGATCTTTTTGATGTTTGTGGGACATAGGACTCTCTCCCACATTGCCTCGACTTCAGCCAAGTTAAAATCTGCCTAA